A genomic segment from Acidimicrobiales bacterium encodes:
- a CDS encoding phage tail protein translates to MRGSVDGLPSPYRFAELLPAIYQEDEFVQRWMLGFDAVLAPVAATLDNIESYFDPALAPQDFVAFLAGWVGVELDETWSDDARRELVNRAVELFKIRGTVEGLRQHVAIYAGVEPEIEESGGCTYSLEPNSALPGEGTPRLVVRVRVPGDSLIDEGRLDRLVASAKPAHIPHRVEVVRT, encoded by the coding sequence GTGAGGGGGAGCGTCGACGGGCTCCCGAGCCCGTACCGGTTCGCCGAGCTGCTGCCCGCGATCTACCAGGAGGACGAGTTCGTCCAGCGCTGGATGCTCGGCTTCGACGCCGTGCTCGCGCCGGTCGCCGCCACCCTCGACAACATCGAGTCCTACTTCGACCCCGCCCTCGCGCCGCAGGACTTTGTCGCCTTCCTCGCCGGCTGGGTCGGCGTCGAGCTCGACGAGACCTGGTCCGACGACGCGCGACGCGAGCTCGTCAACCGCGCCGTCGAGCTGTTCAAGATCCGCGGTACCGTCGAGGGCCTTCGCCAGCACGTCGCGATCTACGCCGGCGTCGAGCCCGAGATCGAAGAGAGCGGCGGCTGCACGTACTCGTTGGAGCCCAACTCGGCGCTGCCCGGCGAGGGAACGCCGCGTCTCGTGGTGCGCGTCCGCGTCCCGGGGGACTCGCTGATCGACGAGGGGCGCCTCGACCGCCTCGTCGCCTCGGCGAAGCCGGCGCACATCCCGCACCGCGTGGAGGTCGTCCGCACGTGA